From the Shewanella amazonensis SB2B genome, one window contains:
- a CDS encoding ABC transporter ATP-binding protein, with amino-acid sequence MLSIKNLTKTYDNGVKALNHVNLEIPKGMFGLLGPNGAGKSSLMRTIATLQSADSGSIHFDGIDVMADPMKLRTMLGYLPQDFNVYPRVTALDLLDHLAVLKGIGNAKERKEIVEGLLAHTNLYQHRFKSVSGYSGGMRQRFGIAQALLGDPKLLIVDEPTAGLDPEERNRFHNLLVSLGEERVVILSTHIVEDVAELCPQMAVLASGSILLEGNPQQLVDSLNGRIWRRTVSQQEAAELEARLPVISKRLFAGRTVLNVMSDACPEGFEGTDAGLEDLYFSTLHSHRSHQAA; translated from the coding sequence ATGCTAAGCATTAAAAACCTCACCAAGACCTACGATAACGGGGTGAAAGCCCTGAACCATGTCAATCTGGAAATCCCCAAGGGTATGTTTGGCCTGCTGGGGCCCAACGGGGCCGGAAAATCCAGCCTGATGCGTACCATTGCAACCCTGCAATCGGCCGACAGTGGCAGCATTCATTTTGATGGCATAGATGTGATGGCCGATCCCATGAAACTGCGCACCATGCTGGGTTATTTACCTCAGGATTTTAACGTGTACCCCCGCGTAACGGCGTTGGATTTACTGGACCATCTGGCGGTGCTTAAAGGCATTGGTAACGCCAAAGAGCGCAAGGAAATCGTTGAAGGTCTGCTGGCTCACACCAACCTTTATCAACACAGATTCAAATCGGTCAGCGGTTACTCTGGTGGCATGCGCCAGCGTTTTGGCATTGCCCAAGCGCTGCTTGGCGATCCCAAGCTGCTGATTGTGGACGAGCCCACGGCAGGTCTTGACCCCGAAGAGCGCAACCGTTTCCACAACTTGCTGGTTAGCCTTGGCGAGGAGCGGGTAGTTATTCTCTCAACCCACATTGTGGAAGACGTAGCCGAATTGTGCCCACAAATGGCTGTTCTGGCATCGGGCAGCATATTGCTCGAAGGTAACCCACAACAGCTGGTGGATTCCCTGAATGGCAGGATCTGGCGCCGTACCGTGTCACAGCAGGAAGCCGCAGAACTCGAAGCGCGTCTGCCGGTGATTTCCAAGCGTCTGTTTGCCGGTCGCACTGTGCTGAATGTGATGTCGGATGCCTGTCCTGAAGGGTTTGAAGGCACGGATGCCGGGCTTGAGGACTTGTATTTCTCGACCCTGCACAGCCACAGAAGCCATCAGGCCGCATAA
- a CDS encoding ABC transporter permease/M1 family aminopeptidase, giving the protein MFLHTLSFEWRYYLRQPSYYVVGMLLFLVCFFATATDNVQIGSGGEVLKNSPFAIGQTLLITGVIAMFAVVNFVGSTAVRNQQCLMEELLYVKPLSPIGYQLGRFAGSALVVMTLFTLAPLGHLLGSLMPWVDSSRFGEISLWFYLKPMLLLVMPSLLFLSALFYAMAQKFRSMMALYLTAVAVFILYGLAGQLASQPQYREIAALLDPFALRTYSQVARYWTIAEKNTISMGLEGLMLQNRVIWLSITAFILAISGLHRQPSLTRRTEGKKQRAYKVPVMPPLSALVRTPNISGRAQFWTRVRFEVKQVLFTAPFYILGALSIFNLLGPMIAGDLNWYGTSNWPLTQDMVDLIVGSTGLLMVIILVFYCGEIVWRERSTGMGDIIDSLPVSNRVFLSSKFVALSLVMVILYLIAMLTTICFQLIKGQMNLELSQYAIRLGFMILLPLMMSAVLAFFFQVLAPNKYAGMGLYVGYYVLSLILASWGFGHSLNNFASSPTLPYSDMNGYGWSLQSHALYMLYWGAFSVLLFLLAFGLYRRGPEVGLKHRIGLLKYQLGSGGRVLAFASVAVFAGMGAYLFYQTTVVNDYRIPDEMTDSQADYEKRYRQYADAPVLSPVSVKGHFDIYPGERRLKARVEMRWQNRSGEPISRMLVSLPEHTDRASLKFDIPGARLADEDDSLPVAWLVFDTPIAVGAEIAGEISLVRENTGIAENNFDLTLVENGTFINNFELLPVFGYQSDAELLDRHEREKRGLPPKDRANKLEDKRFHQVNFFGPQGSFVDFEATVSTAGDQTALVPGYLTKAWQENGRNFFHYKMDSPMVNFFAIVSGRFEVKKEQYKGINIEVYYHPDHPWNVERMVESVRDSIDYFTQAFGPYQHRQLRIMEFPGYRSFAQSFANTVPYSERIGFITDLRDPDKIDPVYYVTAHEVAHQWWGHQVGAADVQGSAVISESLSQYAALMVMEKKYGAHMLRKFLRYELDRYLRGRGGERIGEMPLLRSENQQYIHYQKGSVVMMAIKDMVGEEKLNANLAAFLERYRYRTDPFPTTLDLLDYLKQGLDDEELAFVDSAFRDIKLYDLRLTNAKVTELENGKVRVDLDIHAGLLKADNEGKEQEEIFNERVDIGLFAADPDSIDSEEQVLLLEKHPLKSGDNQLSFELDKAPSFVGVDPFVKLVDRDSKDNIFKL; this is encoded by the coding sequence ATGTTTTTACACACACTTTCCTTCGAATGGCGCTACTATTTGCGTCAGCCGTCCTATTATGTGGTTGGCATGTTGTTGTTTCTGGTGTGCTTTTTTGCTACAGCAACCGATAACGTCCAAATCGGCAGTGGCGGTGAAGTCCTCAAAAACAGCCCATTCGCCATCGGCCAGACCCTGCTCATCACCGGGGTGATCGCCATGTTTGCCGTGGTGAATTTCGTTGGCAGCACAGCGGTACGTAACCAGCAATGCCTGATGGAAGAGCTGCTTTATGTGAAGCCGCTGTCGCCAATAGGCTATCAGCTCGGCCGCTTTGCGGGCAGTGCGTTGGTCGTCATGACCCTGTTCACCCTTGCGCCCCTTGGACACCTGCTGGGGTCTTTGATGCCCTGGGTGGATTCCAGTCGCTTTGGGGAAATCTCCCTGTGGTTTTACCTTAAGCCCATGTTGCTGCTGGTGATGCCAAGTCTGCTGTTTTTGTCGGCGCTCTTCTATGCCATGGCACAGAAGTTCCGCTCCATGATGGCTCTGTATCTGACTGCGGTGGCGGTGTTTATTCTCTACGGATTGGCAGGGCAACTGGCAAGCCAGCCACAGTACCGTGAGATTGCGGCCCTACTCGATCCTTTCGCGCTTCGCACCTACAGCCAGGTGGCGCGCTACTGGACCATTGCCGAGAAAAACACCATCAGCATGGGGCTTGAGGGCCTGATGCTGCAAAACCGGGTTATCTGGCTCAGCATTACCGCTTTTATTCTGGCTATCAGTGGTTTGCATCGTCAACCATCTTTAACCCGTCGCACAGAAGGGAAAAAGCAGCGTGCCTACAAGGTACCAGTCATGCCGCCATTGTCGGCGCTGGTGCGCACACCCAATATCAGTGGCCGTGCCCAGTTCTGGACCCGGGTGCGCTTTGAGGTGAAGCAGGTGCTGTTTACTGCGCCTTTCTACATTCTCGGCGCCCTGAGTATCTTTAACCTGCTGGGGCCCATGATTGCCGGGGACCTGAACTGGTATGGCACCAGCAATTGGCCGCTGACCCAGGATATGGTTGACCTGATTGTGGGTTCCACCGGCCTTTTGATGGTCATCATCCTGGTGTTTTACTGCGGTGAAATCGTCTGGCGTGAGCGCAGCACAGGTATGGGTGACATCATCGACAGCCTGCCGGTATCCAATCGTGTGTTCCTGAGCTCCAAGTTTGTGGCTCTGTCGCTGGTGATGGTGATTCTGTATCTGATTGCCATGCTGACCACTATTTGCTTTCAGCTCATCAAGGGGCAGATGAACCTCGAGCTGTCGCAATACGCCATCCGTTTGGGCTTTATGATTTTGCTGCCCTTGATGATGTCGGCGGTTCTGGCATTTTTCTTCCAGGTGTTGGCCCCCAATAAGTATGCCGGTATGGGTCTGTACGTGGGCTATTACGTCCTGAGCCTTATTCTGGCCAGTTGGGGTTTTGGCCACAGCCTGAATAACTTTGCCAGCTCACCGACCTTGCCATACTCCGACATGAACGGTTACGGCTGGTCGTTGCAAAGCCATGCCCTGTATATGCTGTACTGGGGCGCTTTCTCTGTGCTGCTGTTCCTGCTCGCGTTCGGCTTATATCGCCGTGGCCCTGAAGTGGGGCTAAAACACCGTATTGGTCTGCTGAAATATCAGCTTGGCAGTGGCGGTCGCGTGCTGGCCTTCGCCTCGGTGGCGGTATTTGCGGGGATGGGCGCTTATCTCTTTTACCAAACCACTGTGGTCAATGACTATCGTATTCCCGATGAGATGACCGACAGTCAGGCCGATTACGAAAAGCGCTATCGCCAGTATGCCGATGCGCCTGTGTTGTCACCTGTGAGCGTAAAAGGGCACTTCGATATCTACCCCGGCGAGCGCCGTCTGAAGGCCCGTGTCGAGATGCGTTGGCAAAACCGCAGCGGCGAGCCTATCAGCCGCATGTTGGTGAGCCTGCCAGAGCATACCGACAGAGCATCATTGAAGTTTGATATTCCCGGTGCCCGTTTGGCCGATGAGGACGATTCGCTGCCGGTAGCCTGGTTGGTATTTGATACGCCCATAGCCGTTGGCGCCGAGATAGCGGGTGAGATAAGCCTGGTGCGGGAAAACACGGGGATTGCCGAAAACAATTTTGATCTCACGCTGGTAGAAAACGGCACCTTTATCAATAACTTTGAATTGTTGCCTGTCTTTGGCTACCAGAGCGATGCCGAGCTGCTCGACAGACACGAGCGCGAAAAGCGAGGTCTGCCACCCAAGGACAGAGCCAATAAACTCGAAGATAAACGTTTCCATCAGGTCAACTTCTTCGGTCCCCAGGGCAGCTTTGTCGACTTTGAAGCCACAGTGTCTACCGCGGGCGATCAAACGGCGTTGGTACCGGGATACCTGACCAAAGCCTGGCAGGAAAATGGCCGTAACTTTTTCCATTACAAAATGGACAGCCCCATGGTGAACTTCTTCGCCATCGTATCTGGCCGTTTTGAGGTGAAAAAGGAGCAGTACAAGGGGATTAATATCGAGGTGTATTATCACCCCGACCATCCCTGGAACGTGGAGCGCATGGTGGAGTCGGTGCGTGATTCCATCGACTATTTCACTCAGGCCTTTGGTCCCTATCAGCATCGTCAGCTGCGGATTATGGAGTTCCCGGGATACCGCTCATTTGCCCAGAGTTTTGCCAACACTGTGCCTTACTCTGAGCGGATAGGCTTTATTACCGATTTAAGAGATCCCGACAAGATTGACCCCGTGTACTACGTGACCGCCCACGAGGTCGCCCACCAGTGGTGGGGCCATCAGGTCGGTGCCGCCGATGTGCAGGGCAGTGCGGTAATTTCTGAGAGCCTGTCGCAGTATGCCGCTCTGATGGTGATGGAAAAAAAATACGGCGCCCATATGCTCAGGAAATTCCTGCGTTATGAGCTTGACCGTTATTTGCGTGGCCGTGGTGGTGAGCGTATTGGTGAAATGCCGCTGCTGCGCAGTGAAAATCAGCAGTACATCCATTACCAGAAAGGATCTGTAGTGATGATGGCCATTAAGGACATGGTGGGTGAAGAGAAGCTCAATGCCAATCTTGCCGCCTTCCTTGAGCGTTATCGTTATCGGACCGATCCCTTCCCAACCACCCTGGATTTGCTCGATTACCTTAAACAAGGGCTTGATGATGAAGAGCTGGCCTTTGTGGACAGTGCCTTCAGAGACATCAAGCTCTATGATTTGCGCCTGACCAATGCCAAGGTTACCGAGCTTGAAAACGGTAAGGTGCGGGTGGATTTGGATATCCACGCCGGGCTGCTCAAGGCTGATAATGAAGGCAAGGAGCAGGAAGAGATCTTCAATGAGCGGGTGGATATAGGGCTATTTGCTGCTGACCCCGACAGTATAGATTCTGAAGAGCAAGTGCTTTTACTGGAGAAACATCCTCTTAAATCCGGCGACAATCAGTTGTCCTTTGAGTTGGATAAAGCCCCAAGCTTTGTCGGCGTTGACCCCTTCGTGAAGCTGGTTGACAGAGACAGTAAAGACAACATCTTTAAGCTCTAA
- a CDS encoding phospho-sugar mutase, which produces MDTQLAFKVKHWLARDPDAKSRAALEALVAAGDDRALEAAFDGRLAFGTAGIRGIVGPGPMGMNRLLVRETSAGLGAYLEAQIKDAKRRGLVIGFDGRHDSRVFAHDAACVLSAMGFKVRLTSHVAPTPLVAFGVKHFEAAAGIVVTASHNPPKYNGYKVYWENGAQIIPPHDAGIAACIDRAANLELPWMPEPEAVKQGRLSFLQDDFFERYRRAILHSPLLHPAGESQAGRASLGIAYTAMHGVGAPMAERVLRDAGFSQVYSVAAQREPDGNFPTVNFPNPEEPGAMDMVIAEAGDKGALLACANDPDADRFALAARQSDGGYRMLSGDQTGALLCDYLLSHWQGAGVPLVGNTIVSSALLHAIAAHYGAHSYTTLTGFKWLMNTAQQLETPQQPFLFAYEEALGYTVGNLVWDKDGISAQLCFANLAAELLAEGKDVWAALERLYRRHGLYVNRQVSIALGEGTPDIGAWLRDNPPTEIDKRPVVAREDLKRLRKVYADGREEEIALPASDVLIYHLGASDATPGSTARVIVRPSGTEPKIKCYYELVLPMADDIAMADAQLQGDALMTALVDGHQAGLPR; this is translated from the coding sequence ATGGATACCCAGCTCGCATTCAAGGTAAAACACTGGTTGGCAAGGGATCCCGACGCCAAGAGTCGCGCCGCACTGGAGGCTTTGGTGGCGGCAGGGGATGACAGAGCGCTTGAGGCCGCCTTCGATGGCAGACTGGCCTTTGGCACCGCTGGTATCCGCGGTATTGTCGGCCCGGGCCCCATGGGCATGAATCGCCTGCTGGTGCGTGAAACCAGTGCAGGTCTGGGCGCATATCTGGAGGCACAAATTAAGGATGCCAAGCGTCGGGGGCTGGTCATTGGTTTTGATGGCCGCCATGACTCACGGGTATTCGCCCACGATGCGGCCTGTGTGCTCAGCGCCATGGGCTTTAAAGTGCGCCTGACCAGCCATGTAGCCCCCACGCCGCTGGTGGCCTTCGGGGTAAAACATTTTGAAGCGGCCGCCGGTATCGTTGTCACCGCCAGCCATAACCCGCCCAAATACAATGGCTACAAGGTGTATTGGGAAAATGGCGCGCAGATTATTCCGCCCCACGATGCAGGCATTGCGGCCTGTATTGACCGCGCGGCCAATCTTGAATTGCCCTGGATGCCAGAGCCCGAAGCGGTAAAACAGGGGCGACTTTCCTTTTTGCAGGATGATTTTTTCGAGCGCTATCGCCGCGCCATTTTACATTCGCCATTGCTGCATCCCGCCGGTGAGAGTCAGGCGGGCCGAGCCAGTCTGGGGATTGCCTATACTGCGATGCACGGCGTCGGCGCCCCCATGGCTGAGCGGGTGCTCAGGGACGCAGGTTTCAGCCAGGTATACAGCGTGGCTGCCCAGCGCGAGCCCGATGGTAATTTCCCCACGGTGAATTTCCCCAATCCCGAGGAACCCGGTGCCATGGACATGGTTATCGCCGAGGCCGGTGACAAAGGTGCCTTGTTGGCCTGTGCCAACGATCCGGACGCCGACCGGTTCGCGCTGGCTGCCCGCCAGAGCGATGGCGGGTATCGGATGTTGTCGGGGGATCAGACCGGCGCTTTATTGTGTGACTATCTGCTGTCCCATTGGCAGGGGGCGGGTGTGCCGCTGGTGGGCAACACTATAGTGTCCTCTGCCCTCCTGCACGCCATTGCCGCCCATTATGGTGCCCACAGCTATACCACGCTTACCGGCTTTAAGTGGCTGATGAATACAGCACAGCAGCTGGAAACGCCGCAGCAGCCGTTTCTCTTTGCCTATGAAGAAGCCCTGGGGTACACGGTGGGCAATCTGGTGTGGGATAAAGATGGCATCAGCGCCCAACTGTGTTTTGCCAATCTGGCCGCCGAACTTCTGGCAGAAGGAAAAGATGTGTGGGCGGCGCTGGAGCGACTCTATCGCCGCCATGGGCTCTATGTTAACCGGCAGGTGAGCATTGCCCTTGGGGAAGGGACGCCGGATATAGGTGCCTGGCTCAGGGACAATCCTCCAACCGAGATAGATAAGCGGCCTGTGGTTGCCCGGGAAGACTTAAAGCGGCTGCGTAAAGTCTATGCCGATGGCCGGGAAGAGGAGATTGCTCTGCCTGCCAGCGATGTACTCATTTACCATTTGGGCGCCTCGGACGCCACGCCTGGCTCCACCGCCCGGGTTATAGTGAGGCCATCGGGTACTGAGCCCAAGATAAAATGCTACTACGAGCTGGTATTACCCATGGCAGACGATATTGCTATGGCCGACGCCCAGCTCCAGGGGGATGCCTTGATGACGGCACTGGTGGATGGTCATCAGGCGGGCCTGCCCCGCTGA
- a CDS encoding VOC family protein, producing the protein MQATQPLVWGEIAVTDMARAIAFYQAQFDVSFRREDMDEVEYAILECSDEKAATIGLMKHPEFKPGQGGACLYLHLTDNLGQLVGKLEHNQVQIVMPPMGIKGGECGYIALFVDSEGNTVGLWSPAL; encoded by the coding sequence ATGCAAGCAACTCAACCTCTGGTATGGGGCGAAATCGCTGTCACTGATATGGCCAGAGCCATCGCCTTCTACCAAGCCCAGTTTGACGTGAGTTTTCGCCGGGAAGACATGGATGAGGTGGAATACGCCATCCTCGAATGCAGTGATGAGAAGGCGGCCACCATCGGATTGATGAAACACCCCGAGTTCAAGCCAGGCCAGGGCGGCGCCTGTCTGTACCTGCATCTGACGGATAACTTGGGTCAGCTTGTGGGTAAACTGGAGCACAACCAGGTGCAAATTGTCATGCCTCCCATGGGCATCAAGGGCGGTGAATGTGGCTACATAGCCCTGTTTGTCGACAGCGAAGGCAACACAGTCGGCCTGTGGAGCCCGGCGCTCTGA
- a CDS encoding helix-turn-helix transcriptional regulator yields the protein MRRADRLFQIVQILRHRRLTTAAQLAERLAVSQRTIYRDIQDLCLSGIPIEGEAGVGYLLRQEVNVPPLMFNEVELEAIQVGIRMVQTWGGKALGQAAAQALIKVEAVLPNRLKDMQSLMFSPDFYLDDAEFQFLDPLRIAARERRYCQICYRDAKEDVTERRLRPLAIYFWRGTWTLLGWCELRGDFRSFRADRIVSLECESEQFAHTPGQELADFVARMDEASREYEKAPKAD from the coding sequence ATGCGCCGCGCAGACAGACTGTTTCAAATCGTACAAATCTTAAGGCACAGACGCCTGACAACGGCGGCGCAGCTTGCCGAGCGCCTGGCTGTGTCCCAGCGCACCATCTACCGGGATATTCAGGACCTTTGCCTTTCAGGCATTCCCATCGAAGGGGAAGCTGGCGTTGGCTATTTGCTGCGTCAGGAGGTCAATGTGCCACCACTGATGTTCAACGAAGTCGAGCTCGAAGCGATTCAGGTGGGCATTCGCATGGTGCAAACCTGGGGCGGCAAGGCCCTTGGGCAAGCCGCTGCTCAGGCGCTTATCAAGGTCGAAGCCGTGCTGCCAAACCGCCTTAAAGACATGCAGTCTCTCATGTTTTCACCCGACTTTTATCTCGATGATGCTGAGTTTCAATTTCTGGACCCGCTCAGAATTGCGGCCAGGGAGCGGCGGTATTGCCAGATTTGTTATCGGGATGCCAAGGAAGACGTGACAGAGCGACGCCTCCGGCCGCTGGCGATTTATTTCTGGCGTGGTACCTGGACCCTGCTGGGGTGGTGTGAGCTTCGGGGGGATTTTCGAAGCTTTCGCGCCGACCGTATTGTGAGTCTTGAGTGCGAAAGCGAACAGTTTGCCCATACTCCGGGGCAGGAGCTGGCGGATTTTGTGGCGCGCATGGATGAGGCCAGCCGCGAATACGAAAAGGCCCCAAAGGCCGATTGA